The window cggcagacccgaatcttcgtcggacaatgcaccgcgggattgcgactggaccgggtaagtaaatctgacccattgtTTTCAGCTCAGGGTTTTGCATCCTGATGGTTGTGGTCACCACCCCCATAGCATCCTTTGTCACATTGCCTCCATGGAAAAGAATCTGTTTACAAGTTGTGAACAATTTTGTATAAGAGTTTGGAGATATCCTATAAATTCAGAGATACCAGACTCAGAGTAGTGGTTGGGCTGATCAATCAGGTCCTTTGTTGACTTGGCTATTACTTTGGGTTGAATGTGTTCAGAAATATCATCTTGGCTGCCTTTCGTTGGACAGGATCATCATAATGGTCAATATAGACACAAGAATCCGGCACTTGAAGTGTGTACGATGTTTAGTCAACAGTTTACTTTTCCAAAAATTATAATCATCTTTAAATGACTTTTGACTTTTCGAGCTTCGATCTTTTACATTGTGACCTTCATCAGATAGCTGGTATAGGAATATGGAAATAAGGAGCTTATACTCATAAAGGATGAGGGTTACAGGTAGTAATGGGGGCCACTGGCCATCAGAATAACAGAGGTCAATTTAACCAGCGTCCCCCATTCCTACATGTATGAACTCCTTACTGTCATACGGTCAAGGTATCTGAACCAAGATTTATAGGCCAAGATGATTGCAGACAAACATTGAAGTCCATGTCACAAAACTGCTCCAGAGGATAGAATttggttatttacaaaaatattggTTAAAAAGTTTTGTCTCGTTGGGCCATTTTCTGTAAATCCATTGTACATGGTTACATTTTGCCTCAGGTTGGCTTCTTCTTTTCTGATGCTCAATAGTATTTCCCTCCTGTATAACCTGGTCAATAACAGATTTTCTACAAAAATTAAAGACTCCGCCACCTCTGTTCCCAAACTTCCACTCGTCTTTGGGAcaaagcaagtcctgggctgcagaAAAGTTTCTGGGAAACTCCGTTGTCTTGTTTATTGGAAGAGATGTGGTCGTAAGGATGGGCAATGGGTTCTGAAGGATGGGTTAAGGCCACGCACTTCATCCTGAAAATCTACTTCAACCATGCTCACAAGGTCCTAAAAAGAGACTACTTAGGCCTTACCGAGGCTCCGATTTTATAATACGTTGAGCAATATtgtgaaagaacatttcataggTCATCAACGGAGAAAATGTAACACAGCAAACGTAATAATATTTAGAGATGACTGCTCTTAATGATGGaaaattttattttaacattttaccGAAATTATTAAAAATAGTCACAAAAAGAGCaatacacaataaaaaaacacaaaatataataatatataaattaatcagcaaaaatataagaaaataaattatataaatacataaaatataaataaatataacatattaATATTCTCTTATGTAAGAAATGTGAAGGTTAATGTCCTTCATATTCAAAGGCCAAAGAAATTATCATGATAATTATGATAAAAAAGTTTGAGGATTTTCTCTGTCTTCTTCATGGAGGATTCCTTTCCATAGACAgtaattttcttttgttttgttttttatcaaAGTTAAATATGGACTGTAGAAAACAAGATAACAGACTTGTGATTTCCATCAGAGATGCTCCAAAAGCTCCAAAATCCTTCACTTGGAAATTGTCGATCATGCTTGAGATTCTGGGATCTTCTAGTAGTTGTGTTACTTCCCATGAGCCCAACACCCAACATCTTCCACTAGTAACGGGATGAGGCCGAGTATCACAGCATCTTGGAGACATTGTGGAGATGCCTGCAGAAGAAAAATGTAAACTGTAAGATATTGTGGAGACAACTATAAGTTCTCCCTGACCTTGTACGTCATCCGCTCAATCTATGGTTTTCCACTTATATCAAATGAACCACCATGGAGGACAGGAATCTATGAGGTTCTGTAACTCTGTAATGTAGGACACTTACCTCTTCCACAAAGTGCTGGAGATGGTGCAGCCATGGCTTCAGCTGCTCAGAAGTTGTTCCACCGTCCTGTCCTGGTGATCCCCTCTGAGGATGAAAACATACAAGTTGATGATAAGTTGTGGCTCAATATTTCCATATTTCAGCAAAGCCTTGAACAATGATAACAATAATCAGGAGGATCTCATGGACTTACACAGATCAGAAGATCATCTTTGATTTTGAGGAGCATCATGAGAGACTGTGATACAGGGTCGGGCACAGCAGATGTGGACAGATTAGCCAGAACTTCTGTAGTGATTGTGATTCTCTTCAAGGTCATTATCAGACGGTCACTGGACTGTAGAAGGGAAGAAGTAGGAAACACGACAGGAGTGTAAGATGGTTCTTCAGTTTGTGTAGAAGACAATAATGGAAGAAAGTGCTAAGCAGTAGAGCAGAGCCAGGTATGTCCTTACCTTAAGGTCACATACAGACGGCTTGTGTCTTATCATCCTTCTGTAGCATCTCAGTGCACTGGAGGACATGTTCTGTGTCTGTGGAGGATAACAGAAGAATTTATTGGATCTTTGAATAAGTTTTTAAAACTCTAGAATAACATCCAGACTCCTGAATAGAAGACGATTGTCCTCCTTACATGGTCATTCTGCAGTTGTCTGATCACGGTGATGTCCTCGGTAGATAGTGACTTATATCTGGACATGGGGCAGCGTCTCCTGTGTGGATGTCCGCTCACTGCCACCAGCACAATACTGAGGACCACCAGTCTGATGTCCATGGCTGGAGGATCGCTGCCGATCTGGGGACTTTCTTCTCTTCCTatgaacctgtggagaagataATAACACATATTCCATGGTGATTGTCCATAAATCCATCATGTAAATGTCCACAGCTCTGATATCCTGGAGAAGAGGCTCACCTGTGCAGGTGTCTTGTTTCTCTCTGCTGCTTGTCTCAACTCTGTCTTATATCCTCCCATGTCTCTCTTTATATAGTGCAGTCTCCAAAAGAAAAAATCCTTCATTTTCATGATGTGGAGATATCTTCTTTTTACGTTCACAATTCGAGTAGGAATTCCGTACGGTTTTCAGTTTCCTTACTATGCAGGTAATGAGTAGATGTCAGGAAACAAGGAGGAGACCTGTACAGGTGAGAAGGTGACGGCAAGTAACTGACAGGAGACTCCACCCCTACTGCAGGTAACATGAGGAATCCACAGAGATATTAGGAGGTAGTTACTAGTTTATTAGGCTACACAGTTATTACTGTAGAAGGAATCTACTTGGGGGTCTCAAGTTTAGAATAGTTTAGAATAGGTGGAGTGGGAATATGTTCAACTCTTTGGAAAAGCACATGTAGGATCAGGAAATAGTGTATATAGGGATGAGTATGTGATACTCTCTGTGCTCTGTGGGTCCCGTAGAGTTCTCTTCACTATTTCAGTAAGTTAAGGTAATGCTTTAATTCCAACACATTGATACATCAAGAGAAGAGAAGAAGTCCAAATATTTTGGCTTGAAGATAGCAAGGGACCGGTGGAGAACCCGTCGGAAGTCTTAGTAAAGCAATAGACAAATCTAAAGACTAATCTGGGCATTGGATTCATTATCTGAATGAGTTATTAGGGTGTGTAGTTAATTTACGACGTGTAATTGAAGAGCAGGAGACATTGGAGCTCTCCCCATGTCTTGCCCAAAGATTACGTAGAGCAAATGATGTTCTTCTGAACTGGAACCTCATTAGATATGAAGATGATTTCACAGAATGTGGAGTCCACAACGTAGTTTGTAACATTTTACATCCTATTTCGCAGGCATCTCCAGGACACTGCGTCACTCAGCTTCTTCACATAGATAAGACTGGAGGACATTGGGTGTTGGTCTCATGGAAATGCGAGAACAAATATACTTCCGAGAAGTCCCATGTTTTCCATAACTAATGGTTATTTCTACGTCAAAATAATAAAGACTACACAGAAGAAGCAGAAGATCCTACAAAATGACTGTCAAGATCgtaggtagtggatcctctgaaccaccgcggatgatgacacaagccaagaccgggaccggagtctaagtggcacctggtcttcaccagagccctctgcaaagcaggatggactcgCCGcgacatggtaccaccaggttgtaccacaggtgtgacttgtccgcggtggcagccaaggtcgaggtacaggaacggcaggcaatctcgtagtcggggacagacaggaggtcaggacgggcagcaccggatcagagtcggggacgtagcaataggtcaaggcaggcagcggaggaacgtagtcaggaacggaaccagagTCACCACACAAATCACAATCACAGCGCAGGGCatcaaacaaagctttctctaaggcacaaggcacaaatatccggcagggtgtgatgggagaggcaggtttaaataaatttctgggaaatggccaattaacggtgcgctggccctttatatGTCCTGAAGCTGGCGTGCGTGCGCCCTAGGAAATGGGGACACGTGCGCATGGACCACGGATAGGaatcaggagcggggagaggtgagcagagcaAGCGCCATGCCTGCGAACATGGAGGGGTATGGGTGAACCCGTGATATGAgtcgcaggagcacccttgaCCCCCTTGACAATGTCATCACATGCAACAATGTTGTCTGAGCATTTTTGGAAAGACAAGGAAGGTTCTGACtaaatatgaaaaattatctgttcaaatatttcatttatttgtCTCGGGTGAATGTTCGGGATTTTCTTAATAAAGTTATTTACATTTCAGTAAATTGTAACATGGCGTTGTCTGTTATTACTACTGATCGGATAATGATTTTCTTTGGCGCTACGCTCTTTTCTTTCTTGTCAACATGGCACCTCGTCACACAGTTCCTGTTCCAATCCTTGGTGGGCACCTTGTTTCTAGCTCCTTGTTCCTGGACTCTGGTTCTTGCTGCAGCGTTCTGGGCTTGTGAACCACACCGAGGGCTGCTTGGGGCTATGATTGGCAACTTGATCGGCAGATTTAGTTCCTTTGGCTGAGCTGGGTCAATAttctgtggaaagctgggtgattacGTCTTTGTTTCTGGGCTGAGGGTGTGTCTCAGGTGTTGTTGGAGAGCTGGAAAGTCGGATCAGTCAGTTCCTGGAACTGCATTTAGACTCACTCCTCCCTTCTTTCTCAGAACCTGACGAAGTTCTTGGTCCAAGTGCGTGTTCCCATTgtcctgtttattatttttacgtaACAAACAAAGTGTTTAATTGCGGTATAGTGTTTGGTCGTATATGGCTATGTTTAAATAAAGGTGTTGCCATTCATTGGTGCCAGTGTTAGTGTTCATAACGGTGAAGATTGGTTTCTCTTCTATCCTATGATTTCTTTCAGTGCTGGTTATACTGGCCTCCAGATACTTGTTGTAGTTCTCTCTATTGCTATTGCTATGTTATCTCATACTTGTTACATTCTTGACTATTTATTGCCTCTCAATTCTgtactttgccgccatcttgtttCTGACCCGGTTATCTTGTCTACGCTtgcgtctgtctgtctctctttgtTTGTTTGTTATCTGTTCTGAGCAAACACTCAGAGTAGGAAACGTCAACCAGTTGTTGCCTGTGGGTTAGTGCAGAgccaggcaagtaggcagggaccgAGGTTGTGGGTTAGTTAAGGGCCTGCATCTCTTTCTTGTCTTGACATCTGGCTCCTTGATTCCTGACCTTGATCTTAATTTTTCCTGTGCTTTATTCTCTTGTTAGCGACCTGGGCTGCTCCTGGATTATGATTATTTGATCCTGTTCATCCTGGTACTAACCAATCTACTCCAGGAATCTTCTATAACTTGCTTCCTGGCTACCATGTTCCCGGTTCTCATCAGTTTCTAACTCCTGGCCTCCGGTTTTGTGGTCTCTCCCCTCTATTTTGATTgtggccttaaagaggacctgtcaccctcaaaaatggcactaggagctgttactacagtaagcagctcctagtgctaaaacaaacgcagaaGTGTTACCTCCGAtaacctccgataacactaacaaacactgccGCGCTATACACTGGAAACACCGGACCACTCTCAAagtggtccggtgtattcatcaGGGGGCAGTCCAAGTCCAAGGTGCCGCCTCTCCCCAAAACCGCCCCGCCCTCTCAATAGGCCAGTGCTACGTgtcaggcggcagtcaccgcccctaatcccaacccctcatgaatacgccagaccgctttgagagcggtccgtcGTTTGTAGTATACAGGGCATCAGTGTTtgttagcattatcggaggtttccaataacgctagcagtgtaacactgctgtatctgtgtatctttagtaagtagctcctggtgctgtttttgagggtgacagggtCTCTTTAACTCAAAGCTACCTCTGATCAAGCTCCAGTCCAGGAGTTGAGAGTTGGAGAACACGTTATTAATTGtacaaaagttttattttttattataaatagaaGAATAAAGTATAgaataaatatacataataaaaaaaatataaaaaatatttctaaATATTAAAACTTCCAGTAGCTTCACTGAGGGATAGTTTTCACATTTTTGAAGACCACATCTTGTATGTCATCTTCCATGCTAAGAGACTGAAGATCCATTTCTCATCTCTCTCAATTAGATATTGGGATAATCATGTATTTTTCATATCCTTTCCATAATGACCGTTGGTAATAGGAAAAGGAGAAGATGACTTATTGGTGAAGTCCATGGAAGAGGTTCCTAAAGAGCAACATCAAGACTTTAGATAAGATATTCCGTGTAGTAACTTCCCATGAGCCCAAAATCCTCCACCAGTAACGTGATGAGGTTAAGTAATACGGCGtcctggagacattggggcacatttactaagggttcgaatcaTGTTTTTCCGCCAGGTTTTCCGTATTTTACCGTTTTGTGGTGAATTGCTCCATGTTTTtagcgcacacaatcggattgtgtcgcatcgcgcaggcttgcatgcgacgaaaaacgggggggcgtggccatcggaaaacccgaaggattcggaaaaatcgcgctattgaaaaaaaaaagtgttgcttgacacgcacttacatgcaccacgaataggatggtgaactccggcggacctcggtggacctCAGTGAatcgcacaaccttagtgaatcgccggaagacccgaatccgcgTTGGAGAAGGCACCGCTGGATTGCcacaggacccggtaagtaaatgaaccccattgtggAGCTGCCtttcaaaataatatataaaaagataATTGACAATTTATTCTTTTGTTAACCCCTCCAGTACTCAGTAAAACGTCTTCTACTCTGTCCGTATCTGCTCATCCTTCAGCACTGGAGGACATGTTCTTTGCCTGTGGTGGATAGAGAAGGATTTATTGGATCTTAACATCACATAGTGAGCATTATACATGCTATATACATAACTACATGAAGAATATGTTCTAGAAGAGGGAGGGTGACTGctactagagcagtgattttcaaccttttttgagccgcggcacactttttatacttagaaaatcctggggcacaccaccaaccaaaatagcacaaaattacactaaaacagtcataaaaggcctccctttactaataaaaaaccccttgcggcctccctttactaataaaaaaccccttgcggcctccctttactaataaaaagcccctagcggcctccctttactaataaaaacctctagcggcctccctttactaattaaaagaccctagcggcctccctttactaattaagagcccctagcggcctccctttactaataaa is drawn from Engystomops pustulosus chromosome 9, aEngPut4.maternal, whole genome shotgun sequence and contains these coding sequences:
- the LOC140076794 gene encoding interferon lambda-2-like; its protein translation is MDIRLVVLSIVLVAVSGHPHRRRCPMSRYKSLSTEDITVIRQLQNDHTQNMSSSALRCYRRMIRHKPSVCDLKSSDRLIMTLKRITITTEVLANLSTSAVPDPVSQSLMMLLKIKDDLLICRGSPGQDGGTTSEQLKPWLHHLQHFVEEASPQCLQDAVILGLIPLLVEDVGCWAHGK